The Montipora foliosa isolate CH-2021 chromosome 1, ASM3666993v2, whole genome shotgun sequence DNA segment TAGTTAGTGTGGTGTCTTTAGCAAGTGAGATGGCTTGACGATAGGTACAGCTGGGGTAGGTAATTTTGAACTGTAGGGTGTTTTATGGCATAAATTTGTTACTTTCTAGCACCAGATGATTGTAATCTTTAGCAAGTGTCTTTCTTGTCATTGCTGTCAGAGAACCACCCtccttatcatcatcattgtgaAGGGCATATAAATGATTGATTTAATGTCATTATTGTTTCAGTGTGGTGATTAATCCAAACACAAACTGTGGTAGATGTTCATTCTGCACAAAAGGACAGCCTCACTTCTGTAAAACTGGTGGAATCAGTTCCACTGTTGGCATTTGGCGCAATGGTGGATGGTCTCAATATTGCCGTGTACCTGCAGAAACAGTCCATATTGTGCCACCACAGGTCACACTGCGTCAAGCAGCCTTGTGTGAGCCATATTCCTGCATTCTTCATGGTTTTGATCTGCTCATGCCACTGGCAACCTCATCTGATATCCTTATATGCGGTGCTGGAATCATTGGGTTGTTATGGTCCTGTTTACTTCACTTTCATGGGTACAGGAAAGTTACAGTAAGTGAGGTGTCAGAACGACGCAGAAGCCTTGCAAGTGGCTTAGACTTGGGCTACCTTGTTGTGCATCCTGAGGTTTTAGTTCACAATTGCAAAGAAGCCCAACATTGTGGCAATGACAAGTGGGGGTTTGATGCTGTGATTGATTGCACTGGTGCTCCAGCAGCAATTGAGCAGGCAATCAAGTGGTTACATAGTGGAGGAAAGATGCTTGTATTTGGCTGCTGCCCTAAAAACTCGTCAATTAAAATTGACCCTCATGAAGTTTATGCCAAGGAACTTAAAATCATTGGATCACTCATCAATCCTTTTACGTTCCCTGGAGCTATTCAACTCGTGAAGGATATGGCTGAGAATTACTTAAATTATGAAAAGTTGGGAATTTCGGTCTTTAATTTACCTAGTTACCAGTCAGCTCTTGATGCCCTTTCCAGATCTGAAATTTCCAAAGCTGTATTTGAGATGTGATATCACGTGGAGGGAGGAAAAATGAGGTTAAAAGCTTACTGTGAAACATGACAATATCAACTggtaatagcaataataatgcaccttattccaaaatggccgttattttagtatttcttgtttgcttgcaaattagccctttttGCCttaacttaaaattcaaaagaatgttttaaccttgaacgaggcaacaagggctaatttgcatttttttaagtacagtaccgctcagaaataCGTTAACCAAAATATGCGCACAATACGCGTATATTtgtacgcgtatgtgcgtatacctatacgcgtatgtgcgtatatccatacgcgtatgtgcgtataaccatacgcgtatgtgcgtataccGATATACGCGTCTGCCTCATTAGCTTGTTTATTGTTTTGCTTATTGTTATAAGAAAGAATACATATAGCTTGACAGCACTAAAATAGTACACGACTATGAACTACATGAAAAAGACGCACTTCCACAAACAGCTGTCGCGTTCGGAATACGACAAACCCACGCACGGATGTTTATTTCATCGATAAACATACAGTTCACGTTCAGTGTTATTTTGTTCCACACTATCAAAAGAGAGaattaataatatacaaaaGGCACACCATCAATAAACATGCAATTCTCGGAAAATCTTCGAGTTTACCTCGCCGAATTCGACGGAAGTTCTACTCCTATTTGAAAGGTGTTGCATTACCTGTCACGATTTCCTCAGCTCTTGATGTGAgtcgtatgcaaattttgatagaTCGTTGTTCGGGCATTCCCTTCTACTTTAATTTGCTATCAGTTTAAAACCAGCAGTATCAAAATGatagtggccattttggaattttaaggtgtattgttttgttgattgtagTTTAAATTTGCTTAGTACAATGCAAGTCATAAAATAGTCTCGAGGAGTTGATGTTTGAACAGATGTTCTTTGAATTGTGTGGGACTTTTTTCCAAGTTCTTAAAGCATGTACATGTGTTTGATGTCAATAAGTTTTACTGGTAATGTACTTGTCttatcaaaattaatgtaatCTTTAAAATTGATGACTATTTGAACGGCATATCTtggtttattatatgactagctccgtgagcgggcaagatgaaccaaatcgcgcgctctgattggctacccgagcgggcaagatggagcgatactgcccgctcgggatttctcgcttggtcccgcaagatcaaagatcattttttggtgttttaagtcatataataaatcctttattgaccaagattgttcggtcaagatgactggatattggcctcgttctttttttgcgtgtttatggacctcgacttcgtctcggtccataaacacgcaaaaaaagaacttggccaatatccagtcatcttgacctcacgcttggtcaataacccatacatattgCTGTgatgaaattataaaattatgcaAGGTTGACAGTACAATATTGTTGGACCTTTGATAAAGGATTATGTTCGCAGAAATGGTTTACAATGGTATTAACTGGTAAATATATGTAGTTTTAATTTGGCAAGTGTGTGCATGTTTGTGTATGGACAaggaaggggtggggggggggggggggggttgggagATGGAGCAAGGCTCAGAAAGGTTATCCATATCACCATATCACTGCCTTCCACTAGCTTCTTGTTGCCTCTTGAAACCTTCCGTGTGCTCTTGACATCTTAGTATGTATGTTAGTCACAAAATCAAATGGACTACTTAGCTAGGCAGGCCAAGTAGGATTCGAACTTGGTATTTCTTCATTCAGAGGCAATTGTGATGACCACCAGACCACCGTACACTTCATGACTGACTAATGGGGAAATATGAATTGAAGAATTGTGTGGGTCAACAGAAACGAGATTATTCTGTTTTTgttgcacgcaatgcaatatccggttatcgtaTGACTCGGTAACACATCTTACCGGCCTAATTACATAATTTTAGAATTCTCCCGGTATTGGTATTGTTGAGAAGCAGTATTAACTATTTTTAAATACTGTACCATCGTAGAAACTTGCAAAGCATctagttttaaatgtaaacaaactgTCGGAAACTGACATGATGGTAcattgtttttcagtttattttaaGGGACTAGCACAATGACTTtatcttaaggaggctcgaaatagtttgtccttttttcaaacaaataaacatattctgtccttagatacagttagggtaatcatatcaagacgaaagtTGGCAAGGGTATTAAGTAcgcatcatagatttctcagaTCACATTTGCCTCCAAAAtgacgttaccatggcaacgatataaggcatttctttaaaatcaagatttattgtcttttttgaaaaaaacaggacggtgaaatcttcccattcagcgttaccagataatgttagaaataatctctaaaatatttaaaatatttgaacaaaatctgtaggtcagtttttcagaaaaataggtttttttgaaatgtgtcgctaaccctaaccctaacccaaactCGTTCCCCACACAACCATTCTACGATCGCACTTTAAAGAACCTtactcacccactttacattacacgcctttgttgttgttaagtgaagctatgatccttgcagttatgaacgcaatttttgcaattgcgtaaagaagcctgaacaattcaggaattcaacggggtttgaacccgtgacctcgcgatactggtgcgacgctctaaccaactgagctatgaagccactgacgttgggaggtaactgaatagagtgtaatgtgaagtgctagatttcaatcccatatgaaccatgtgaaccatgtgagcgttagccctgcagATGGAAATGAGGTTGAGCAtaatatcatgaattatcaaaaccgaggtctgtgttaagccgaaggctgaggcagataacacagacacgaggttttgataattcatgatatcatgcgaaaaccgaattcaataattgttttaatatacatttttcacataattcatcctcagaaacagaagcgaagcgttcagccattttggagaacactccaaggggcttagtaaccaggcagacgttgaacttgacatgataaatgtaatatctgctgaattatgtgaaaaatgtatattaaaacaattattgaattcggttttcgcatgatatcatgaattatcaaaacctcgtgtctgtgttatctgcctcagccttcggcttaacacagacctcggttttgataattcatgatattaTGCTCAACCTCATTTCCATctgcagggctaacgctcacatggttcacatggttcatatgggattgaaatctagcacttcacattacactctattcagttaactctgtttaaaatataagtgctacacggccaacgtttgtataaacgtaacctttccttgtacttgtacatgttcattgccgtgactttaacatcttcaatacccacggcctgctcccgtctgaccttgtagctcagtcggtagagcggcggagatctaacccgaaggtcgtgggttcaattcccaccctggtcagagtttttctctgtccttgtgtgggcccatttccatctgtagggctaacgctcacatggttcatatgggattgaaatctagcacttcacattacactctattcagttaactctgtttaaaatataagtgctacacggccaacgtttgtataaacgtaacctttccttgtacttgtacatgttcattgccgtgactttaacatcttcaatacccacggtctgctcccgtctgaccttgtagctcagtcggtagagcggcggagatctaacccgaaggtcgtgggttcaattcccaccctggtcagagtttttctctgtccttgtgtgggcccatttccatcagtagggctaacgctcacatggttcatatgggattgaaatctagcacttcacattacactctattcagttaactcatccaataattgtttattattagcatctgagagaaaacaaCCGTGTCGGGATccccaggggaataaaaaaaattgcgattgcCAAACTACGAGGAAAAAAggtatttgcataattaatattaattccttgaaggcttcataaatacagttacgatcgTGAACAGCCTACTACGAACCAAATCCCATTAACTAACAAAAGCGGCAAGAATGC contains these protein-coding regions:
- the LOC137978522 gene encoding uncharacterized protein; amino-acid sequence: MNTAVQLWEGQLSVITTPIPHVSSSNEVLVKVAFSGVCGTDIHIIAGEFPSSKCVILGHEFAGVVSEVGASVKGISLGDRVVINPNTNCGRCSFCTKGQPHFCKTGGISSTVGIWRNGGWSQYCRVPAETVHIVPPQVTLRQAALCEPYSCILHGFDLLMPLATSSDILICGAGIIGLLWSCLLHFHGYRKVTVSEVSERRRSLASGLDLGYLVVHPEVLVHNCKEAQHCGNDKWGFDAVIDCTGAPAAIEQAIKWLHSGGKMLVFGCCPKNSSIKIDPHEVYAKELKIIGSLINPFTFPGAIQLVKDMAENYLNYEKLGISVFNLPSYQSALDALSRSEISKAVFEM